Below is a genomic region from Hevea brasiliensis isolate MT/VB/25A 57/8 chromosome 3, ASM3005281v1, whole genome shotgun sequence.
CCCCATGTCCTGGCCTTGAGCATGGAAATAGGCATGGCGACATGTGGCAGCCCTGCCTCTGTGCCTTGGCCATTGCATTTGCATGCCCCTAAGCCATGTGCTGGCCTTGGTATTGAGTACTTGACACCCCGTTTCTAATGGCTAGTTTGCAATGAGGGGTAATATGCTCTGTATGCTATGGATACAATGATGGATGGTTGTGTTCAACATATGATGTGGGCATCTACCCCATTAGCTGCCATATAAATAGATAGAATAAGTTGTTGTGCTAGTTATTTCCCTGTATAATATGCAATCATGTTTAGTTAGAATATATATGGAGAGTTTTGCCAACATCTTAAATAtgttttttcaaaaattatttttgttaGAGTTTCCTTGAAAGTTAACAATTTGGTGAAtgggaaaaaaatttttaaagctATCCATTAAATGCAAAAATTTATATAAGCGTAGATAAGGTATAATCTCACAAATATTTTTTCCTCAACCATTTAAAAAACTTGAATCATATTACATAAAAGTTTTTTCAGATCTGGCCATCCTTTGCTACTAGAGATTTAATACTAGCAGATTCTCTTTTGAGGACCTTGAGGCAATTCCAGCAAATAAATTCAGAATAGGGAATTCAGTAGATTTAGGAGATGCTGACTTGGAGAAAATATAAATTCAGCAACTTGATGATTGGATATGTACTATTGGTCTATTGGATATgcctttgtgtttttttttttttttttatgcataagAGCAGCATTGTTGGAACTTGTCATGTTAAACATGCTGGCTGGGGAGGAGGTTTGTCAGGTTATGCCATCAGATACACTTGGACCTGGTATGATTTGTCATCTTTATTGCGAGCTGTGTGGAACTTTATGCCTTAACATAGATGTGCGTTTAACATGAATGAGTGGTTAGTATAGTTATGGGAGAACAGTTGGTTTGATTCTTGGAAATCTGCTGCAGTCATGAAGGTTTGTGCAAATCCCATAGAAGTAATAAAACAGGCTGTAGTTCCATCGGGTAAAGATTGCAATAGGATTGAACCAAATATATTTGATTTGATAATGGATAACTGATCTTAGTATTAATGGTAAAATCCAactatttaataaataactaGAAGTTAGCACTTTAGTTTATCCTGCTGAAAACTTGGTTGCCCTCAAACTTCATTAGGAACATGGTTGAGGATATTGTGTTGTCTCATTTTAGATAACATGTTTGCTGTATATTAATCACAACAGTTCAAATTTTAGTCTTTAGACGGAAGAGTTGCCTTTTGATATTATTATGTAACATATAGGTTTGTTGTTgactatttatttgtttattttgggTCATTCATTTAATAGTGTCTGATTTGGCATCTGTCTTAATTAGTGAACAGTTTAAAACTTGAAATTTAGTGCATGTTGCTTGATATGGTGTATAGTTCTTCATTCTTGTGCTTGTTTTGCAGGTATCGTATACAAAGTGATAGAAAAGTTGCTGTATGTAGTGTACATCCATCTGAGCTAGCCACATTGCAGTGCCTAGGTTGTGTGAAGGCCAAAATACCTGTTGCCAAAAGTTACCATTGCTCTCCCAAGTGCTTCTCTGATGCATGGCAGCATCACCGTGTTCTACATGACCGTGCTGCAAGTGCTGTAAATGAAAATGGAAATGAGGAGGAAGAGTTATTTGGGCGTTTCAATAATTCTGGATCTGGAGTTATTAATACTAGTTTGTCTGGTTCTGCGTCAAGTGCTAGCTTGGCTAATGGTTCTGCACCTTTATATCCTGCAGCAGTTACACAAAGAAATGGTGGTGAAACATGGTTTGAAGTTGGACGGTCTAAAACATATACTCCATCAGCTGATGATATAGGCCATGTTCTAAAGTTTGAATGCGTTGTGGTAGATGTTGAAACTAAATCTCCTGTAGGACATGCCAACACCATTCTAACTTCTCGTGTGATTCCTGCTCCTTCACCTACTCCACGTCGCTTGATCTCAGTCAGTGGAGTTGATGTGATGGGGCATTTAGATTCAGATGGACATATTTCATCATCAGGAACATTTACGGTGCTTTCTTACAACATTTTGTCTGATGTTTATGCAACAAGTGAGACATACAGTTATTGTCCTTCATGGGCTCTATCTTGGCCATATCGCCGGCAGAATTTGCTGCGGGAAATAGTTGGATATCGTGCTGACATTGTTTGTCTTCAGGAGGTAAAACAGGAAATTAGTATCATGTAATTTTATTTATGGGGTATTACCAGTGAGTGAGGAAATTTTTAGTCAGATTTTTATTTCCACATACATTCTAgctaaaaaaattatagaaatttaGTATAGGGAAAAAGGTTGGGTTTTCATTCTTTTTATTATTTACTACTAAACTAGTAGTTTTGTTTCTTTTAGTTCAACAAAGTGAAAAATGGATCGAATTCTTACAAGTTCTATATCCCAGCAATGGTGTGAACTGAATGAATGTTAGCATTCTTAAAATTCCTATTTTAAATTTTAGCTTTTTATTAAGCTCAAAATGGTCTTTGTTATCATGAGTGTTTAATATTATAAAGAGTTTACCACCAGTAATAAAAGCTTCTTTGTTTTCTGGTTTCAGGTTCAAAGCGATCATTATGAGGAATTTTTTGCCCCTGAGTTGGACAAACATGGTTACCAAGCTCTTTATAAGAGAAAAACCAATGAGGTTGTTTTAGAATGTCTTGCCTCGTCTTGTCATAGCAATTTACAAActgtttttataattttaattcatgttaTAATTGCAGGTTTACAGTGGAAATACCCATACTATTGATGGTTGTGCGACATTTTTTCGAAGAGATAGGTTTTCACATGTCAAGAAATACGAGGTTTGGAAGTGTTCTGCATGTGGAGCTTATTTTTATATAGTTCTTTCATGTGTTAAGAGGCTGTGCACATACATGCAGGTTGAGTTTAATAAAGCTGCTCAGTCCTTGACTGAAGCTGTTGTTCCAAGTGCTCAGAGAAAAACTGCTTTAAATCGTTTGGTCAAGGTAAGTTTGCAGTGAGCTTGTTAACAGTTTGTGTTGCGGACAAGTTTTATAATGTATATTTGGCCTAACAGTCTCATGTAAGTTCTTTTCTGTTAATAGGATAATGTTGCGTTGATAGTGGTTTTGGAAGCAAAATTCAGTAACCAAGGTGCAGATAATCTGGGGAAACGGCAACTTCTTTGTGTTGTGAGTAATCACGTTCTAAATACTGTTATTGTATTGAAATTGCCTGTGTGTGTCTTAGTGTCCATTTCATCTTAGATTAACTAGAATAGTAATTTTCATCATCCACAAGGGAGTTAAAGCTTTGGGGAATGGGGATTGACCCTTGGACATCACTACTCCCAAGTACTAAGGCTTGGAATGAAATACCACTGGGCCAATGGTCATATTAACTATGGCTTGTTTTTCTGATAAGAAAGATGCAATTTTTTGTGGTTTGATGAGAGATTGCATCTCATTTATTTGACTACTTTTCACATTGTGTCTCCAGTCTCCACTATTTGATAAAATTGTTACTTCATGGTAAAGGGTGTGGATTCTGTCATAACTTGTTGATAAGATAGAAACTCAACTATTTTATTTTAGAGTCCTAAATAAAATAGGAAATATAAATGAAACTTATCTAGGAAAATAAAGAATCCAACTAAAACTAGAAATTCTGGTGAAATATGGAAAACGTAGTTCTTCAAGTTAGTATTGACTTGCGCATTGCGTCATTGCCCACACTTTGAAAAAAATTCGACCTCAAATTTTGAAGTATTGAATAATCAAAAACACTCTTGGAAGATTGCACCATGTCTTCTTCTTGAATGATATGAACAAGATTGACTTGAATAAAATTGAATTGAGCAATTTCATGTTGTCCTTTCTATACACAGAAATATCTGGACAAATAAAATCAACCAAGATAATAACAGTTGAAGGGTTAGAAAAATCTTCTATCTCCATAAACTCCATgattttagtttttttaatttCCACTATGGTCTCCATGGATTGTTCCTCTTCAATTTCCATGGTTTGTTGTTCTTCATTGTTCATTCCCTTGGACGTTTTCTTCAAATTCTTCGTCATCCACCGTAGAGAAAGACAAGACTAACCAAAGTTTCAAAATCTTTGAGTTATCCTTCAAGCTTAGGAGCTTCAATTTCAGGTTGTTTTTCTAATTGAAGTATATCTCTTTGTTCAACTTTTGCTCTCCTAGGATTTAAAAGAGTAGGTTCATTGTTGAATCTGCTGTGGCTCCAACCTGATCCAATGCATTATTCCTATTCTCATGGTCACCAACTCCCACTACAGTTCGCATTAGCTTTCAAATCTCAAATAATTGCTCCTCAATATTGTGATTAGATTTTTGTTGTTCATAACGTCTGATCATCATCACGAGATTAGttgtcaccaccaccaccatcattGGCCATTGTAATGAGGGTTAAatctttgctttgataccacttgaCACAGTGTGTAGTGTAAAAAAGGATTGATACGCGGTTAAACTCTTGAAAATAAATAAGGTTTAATCCAAAATCTTAGGATAAACATAATACTTAATCCAAAGTGTAAGGATAAATAAAGTAAAGACAACTTTATAAAGAAGAAAACTCCATTGGAATAATTTTGAAAGATTTTgcataatgataataaaatgaatagttatAGAGTTCTAAATCCTAATTTGAGTaggaaataatttaaaaaatttaaactaaatagGAATATTATTTTATAGTCCTAAATAAAATAGAAAGTATAAATAAAACTTACCTAAGAAAGTAAAGAATCTAACTAAAATTAGAAATTCTTGTGAAATATGGAAAACGTAGGTTTTTAGGCCTAGTCTTGATTTGCGCATCGTGTCATAAGGTTTGTGTTGGGAATGTTATCCCACATCGGGAAAATATAAGATTGAAAGGGTAAATATAAATGTTAGATTGTGACACTGAAGTGGCTAATCATTTAAATAAGTAAAGTAACCCAATCTGCCAATCACTTATATAAACTtatattaaaatgaattaatgtgTAATTTGTCCAGCATTCTCTTCGAATTTAACAGTTTGTATTTGAGGATGCTCATACTCTGGGTTAGATATTATTTGAGGTTTCTAATGGTCTTATAACTTAAAACTCTTTTCTCCTTCCTCTCAAGATAGTTTGTGATTAGGAATAGAAATTCTAATTTAACtctaattaggaatactaaataagataaattaggaaataatagacctaataataataaaatttctaaacTATAAAAAATCTTTAAATTTCCTAAAttctttaataattaaaattcctaaatgaaattctAAGCTTTCTAGTTTACATTATTATCCCCTGATTGGAAAAAACTCGACCTCGAGTCTTGAAGTGCGAAAGAATCAAAATCTGCATTAGGAGAACAATCAACTCTTCATTCTTGTATGGTAGCAACAAGCTTGAAATCAAGCACTTCATGCCTTCCTTTGCATCTCTAAAAGGATCTGGACAAATAAAATCAAACTTATTAATAGTTGAAAGGCTTTTCAAATCATTAGGAATAACTTAATTTTCTTCAATCTCCGTTAAAGTTTCCATGGCTTGAATAACCTCGTTAGTTTCTTGCTCTAAGAATAGGCTCTTCAACAGGTGTATGTTCAATCAAGCTTCTCTTGTTGTTCTTGTTGTTGCCTTGCTTTTTCAAGACTTTTTGTCTTTATATTTTCAATACTTTTTATTGTATCCAATTGTTCTTTCAATTGAAACAGTTGTGCTTCTTTTCATGCTTCAAAACGTTCAACTTTTTATCCTTAACTTGTTGATGAGCCTGTTGACCATAATACTCTTTCTTTCATTCTTCAAGTGCTCTCTCCCTATATCGtaagattatttgtatatcttacaTTGGTTGCTTGAACGCATGCATGTTCTTTCCCTTTTATTGCCCTTAAATAACTGCTGATCTAATTGCAAGAAATGTTATTCTTTAGTGCCATGCATGGATATTATTCTAATTATCTTTGACCATGTTTGTATTGGTTTTCAAATACAGGCAAATACACATGTGAATGTCCATCAAGATTTAAAGGACGTCAAGCTTTGGCAGGTTCTTCTTATCCCTTAGCCTTTCGATATAAACCTTTGTATATTCATATGGTGAAGATTATTATTCATTTGTGTTTTATTCTATGTGAAATTAGGTTCTTACTCTCTTGAAAGGATTGGAGAAAATAGCTGCCAGTGCAGACATTCCAATGTTAGTGTGTGGAGATTTCAATTCCGTCCCTGGAAGGTCTGCCAGCTGTTATATAATTCTAGAATAATTAGTAGACAAATAATTTTGtaccattatttttatattgcTTGGTTCAAGGTAGTGTTGAACTTTGTTGCAGTGCTCCTCATGCACTTCTTGCTATGGGAAAGGTGGATCCCTTGCATCCAGATTTAGTGGTAGATCCTCTTGGAATCTTACGTCCTTACAGCAAGCTTACACATCAGCTACCTCTGGTAAAGTATCTTTTGGCAATGGCAAGTCCATGCGATTGTATGCAATGCATTTTCTTTTCTGTGGATTTTTTTGTGTGGAGAGTGGAAGGTTAATGCATATTAAAGGGAATGGAAGAGCTGTTTTGGGTGGTGGGCTGTTTTTCAGTTTCACATTTGTTCTGGCTTTCTATGGATTCTACTGGTTGTGACATGCTTAGTCTTGCAGGTCAGTGCTTATTCATCTTTGGTAAGGCTGGGCGTTGGTCTTGGTTTGGAGCAGCAGAGGAGGAGAATAGACCCTGCAACGAATGAACCCTTGTTTACAAACTGCACCAGAGATTTTATTGGCACCCTAGATTACATATTTTACACAGGTGAACTTTCAGACGATTTTTTTTTCCCATCTCTTTCCATCCATGGTTGTGTTTTGTCCCAATTGTCCATGTCGTGCTGTTCAATTCCAACTTTACTGGAAAGTGTTGATAGTTGACAAATTGAATTCGTATCTTCTGTGCATTCAGCGGACTCTCTGACAGTGGAGTCCTTGTTGGAACTCTTGGATGAGGAAAGCTTAAGGAAAGACACAGCCCTTCCTTCTCCAGAGTGGTCCTCTGATCATATAGCTCTTTTAGCTGAATTTCGTTGCAAGCCTAGACCAAGACGTTGACAATCCAGGCTGGGTAATAATTTTACTTGCATCACGTTTTCCGCGGATTtttccttaaattttttttatatgatatGTCACCTTTTTTTGTAACTTGTGGTTATTACAATATGGATCATTTTGGTCTGGTATGTCACAGCCAAATGGTGGAAGGTTAGTcgaatagaaaaaataaaaactttACTCAGTTTCAATAAAGCATTGCCGAAACAATATTAAAGCTTTCAAAAAATGGATACTTTCTAAAAATGCATTGAATTCAGTAGTCTTGAACCTGTGGTTAAAATATCTTTGAAGTTTTCCGTTCCACCCTTCTAATTGCATATGATAATTTGTGAAAGGCTTAATGTTGACATTTATAGTtttctaaattaaattaattcaggTTAATGTTTTCTTGACCATCTAGCAAACCCTTCTTTGCCTATCCAATTCCTTTTTTAAACCTATGGATATGGTTTCAAACACTGAATATGTTGAAGAATTGTAGATCTAGATATACACTGGAAATTCCTGTGCTATGTTTTCCCCTGTGAGTTTTATGTTTATGAGAGTTTCTGTTTGAATTCATAGACTGGAGCAAACTTTGTTTTACAAAACATAGGAttgagaagttgtggttctcaaGTATACCCCAAGAAATTGGATTCATAAACAGTTATTGCTCTAATTCCAAAACATTTTTAGGTTGGGCTCTGATGTGATTACTCCGTGTGTAAATGTCCTTTGTGTTTCTTGATTGCATATGCTTTTACTAGAATTTGAATGTGCTTTCTTATGTAATGTATTACACATTTGGTTCTTGTGAGAGCTTTATGAAAGAATTGTTTTAACAAAATGTTTGTTTAATTTGGGGCAGGTCTAATGATGCTGAAGATGATTGTCTTGGAGGAAGGAATTAAGTAAATTGTAAGAATGGTAGATCATGGCCCATGTGTCATTTTGCAGGTATCTCGTAGTGAGATGCTTGCTATGATCTGCTTGCTATCATGCCACCTTTGTCACATAGAAAAGATATGTTATGCCTTATTCAatggtttttcttttttttttttttggctgatAGAAATGCCCATCGGCTTAGTGTATGTCATTATCCTTTACTCTAAGCTCCCTGCATAGCAAGTGGTTAGTGGCATTGCTAATGAATGCCTTAGTTTTGGGTTCAACAAGAAAATATAAGTTTCAAAGGAAACAATAGTATGACTCAAAATCTATTGCATAGTCTAAATAGTAatacctttatatatatatatatattttaaatagaaGTATATCGTTATGAAcaaaaatattatgttattaacaaataaaaatataaaaattgattcATTTAAATCTgaacatataaaaaataatttattaattatgttaaattataaaaataaattataattcacCCTTTATTGGACGCTTCAAATCAATAATGGGTGGCAAGTGGCGCTTCCCCTCACTGCTGGTCTGAGCTGTCGCCAACTAAAAAAGCCAAGAAACTACCCACTAAGAAAGGTTGGAATTTCTTTTCATGCGTGTTTAGTTTGTAACAGGATTGAATTAGCTgagttttatgaatttgaattattttaaattaaatatattaaattttatttgtttagtttttttaattaaaatttagattcATTAAATCAATTTAAATGAATCGTAAATTTTACTCTTAAACTTATAATTTGATGAGAAAAGTATTTCACTCGACTGCTATAATATatgacataattaaattttatatattttaacaaaattaatcatttgaatattattaataaaatcacTACTATTATCAAAAACTCAAATCTTGAAATTAATTCtaatgaatttaaaagaaataacaaaaacttTCATGGATGAAGGTTTAATAAATCCCATCTTAAGGaatcaaaaaatatatttatttaatatgataATTAGTACTTCCAATTTTCTTATAACTTTTATAAGAGATTTTTTAGAAGAGATTTTTTTTAgaagttaattaattattttataataaatacttATGTTTTGAAAATAATGGTTAgagtaattattaaatataaaaataataatattatcttaTTTACTCTTTAAGATtagttttttataaattatttttttaatttttaaatatttatatgaatattatataattaaataatataaataaaaaataattttattaataaaaaataaaaataaaaaaaccaaAGTTATGATAAtcctattatttttatattaaaaaaaacaaaTCTCCAACTTGAAAATGGGGCCCACTGGTAGTAATCTTCACCTAGCAGCTAAGTGAAACCACTGGTCCACGTCCATTCCAGACACTATCCACGCGGACCTAAATCTAAATACGGTGGGGTGGTGGGCGGCCACCAATATTTATTGCCGCGTATCTGGTTTACCCGTAATTTTCCCCAAATGTAAGACCCAATGTCTAATCATCTCACAACTATCCGTTATAAATACCTTCATCTACCTCTCCACGCTCTCCCATACAAGATTGCCCCATTTTTCGAAACCCCCGACTGACGGTTACAAATGAAACGCCATTGCCTCCTTTTCGCCCTTCTCCTCTTTGCTGCCATCGCTTCCGCCGCTGTGCTCGGCGGATGGCAGCCTATAAAGAATTTGAAAGACCCGCACGTTGTAGAGATCGGGCAGTTTGCGGTGGAGGAGTATAATAAGAGATCGAACGCCCATCTGACGCTGGTAAAGCTGGTGAAGGGCGAACAGCAGGTGGTTTCAGGGATGAATTACCGGCTGATATTGGCGGTAAAAGAGGGAAAAGCCAGCAAGAAGTATGAGGCGGTGGTTTGGGAGAAGACGTGGGAGAATTTCAGGAATCTAACGTCGTTTGAGCCTGTAGAAGGgtaattctgtgatttcatgtgtAAAAGATATGTTTCTTTTTCCGGTCTTTCTGTCTAATGTttgacaataagaaaaagaaaaaaaatatatattattactcAAATTATATTTCTTAGTAatcgtttttttttttaatatttgatttatgaTATATGCATTATGGAGTTTTGAAGTCTTAAATTTTTTTGTTTGTCTATAACAAAaacagggttttttttttttttttattgtagtcATAAttttttcaacttaaatcattgcTGTCGCCTCTCACTGTAATTGTaagtaaatataatatttaattatcagtACAGAGAATCGGAGTGAGATTTAACCATATCATCAAGTGGTGTCTACCATGCTCTGTGGTTGAAGTCTTAAATTTAACTTCGCATCAAAGTTACAATTATACGCTATTCcaacttaaatattaaaaatatatgaccTGCTGCCATTTAAAAtaggaataaaaataaatattattataagctaaattttttttaacaaaaatgagttcattaaattttaaattaatatttatataagatttaaatattattattttgataGCAGAATACACATGCTATCTTGTGTAGAATTTTATGTAAATTTCAGACCTTTAAATATATCTCTGCTTACTTCCTTTTAAATAATTCCTTTTATCTTTTATCATGGATTCCTTCGGTTCGTTTAAAGCTTAAATTTCCCAATTCCCAGCAATAGAAATATTTTCACCTATTTGATTTGATGGATACCATTAGCTAACTCTATTTTTATTAATAGAAaagaatttattaataaattttattttaataatattaatattatttttaaattacggGATTTTAGTTTTAAATA
It encodes:
- the LOC110655125 gene encoding cysteine proteinase inhibitor 5 produces the protein MKRHCLLFALLLFAAIASAAVLGGWQPIKNLKDPHVVEIGQFAVEEYNKRSNAHLTLVKLVKGEQQVVSGMNYRLILAVKEGKASKKYEAVVWEKTWENFRNLTSFEPVEG
- the LOC110655123 gene encoding carbon catabolite repressor protein 4 homolog 1 isoform X2, whose translation is MLSVLRVHLPSDIPIVGCELTPYVLLRRPDKTVTTDDVLESAPLDGHFLRYKWYRIQSDRKVAVCSVHPSELATLQCLGCVKAKIPVAKSYHCSPKCFSDAWQHHRVLHDRAASAVNENGNEEEELFGRFNNSGSGVINTSLSGSASSASLANGSAPLYPAAVTQRNGGETWFEVGRSKTYTPSADDIGHVLKFECVVVDVETKSPVGHANTILTSRVIPAPSPTPRRLISVSGVDVMGHLDSDGHISSSGTFTVLSYNILSDVYATSETYSYCPSWALSWPYRRQNLLREIVGYRADIVCLQEVQSDHYEEFFAPELDKHGYQALYKRKTNEVYSGNTHTIDGCATFFRRDRFSHVKKYEVEFNKAAQSLTEAVVPSAQRKTALNRLVKDNVALIVVLEAKFSNQGADNLGKRQLLCVANTHVNVHQDLKDVKLWQVLTLLKGLEKIAASADIPMLVCGDFNSVPGSAPHALLAMGKVDPLHPDLVVDPLGILRPYSKLTHQLPLVSAYSSLVRLGVGLGLEQQRRRIDPATNEPLFTNCTRDFIGTLDYIFYTADSLTVESLLELLDEESLRKDTALPSPEWSSDHIALLAEFRCKPRPRR
- the LOC110655123 gene encoding carbon catabolite repressor protein 4 homolog 1 isoform X1 — encoded protein: MHKSSIVGTCHVKHAGWGGGLSGYAIRYTWTWYRIQSDRKVAVCSVHPSELATLQCLGCVKAKIPVAKSYHCSPKCFSDAWQHHRVLHDRAASAVNENGNEEEELFGRFNNSGSGVINTSLSGSASSASLANGSAPLYPAAVTQRNGGETWFEVGRSKTYTPSADDIGHVLKFECVVVDVETKSPVGHANTILTSRVIPAPSPTPRRLISVSGVDVMGHLDSDGHISSSGTFTVLSYNILSDVYATSETYSYCPSWALSWPYRRQNLLREIVGYRADIVCLQEVQSDHYEEFFAPELDKHGYQALYKRKTNEVYSGNTHTIDGCATFFRRDRFSHVKKYEVEFNKAAQSLTEAVVPSAQRKTALNRLVKDNVALIVVLEAKFSNQGADNLGKRQLLCVANTHVNVHQDLKDVKLWQVLTLLKGLEKIAASADIPMLVCGDFNSVPGSAPHALLAMGKVDPLHPDLVVDPLGILRPYSKLTHQLPLVSAYSSLVRLGVGLGLEQQRRRIDPATNEPLFTNCTRDFIGTLDYIFYTADSLTVESLLELLDEESLRKDTALPSPEWSSDHIALLAEFRCKPRPRR